TACACACGCCAAACACAATTTAATTATCCTATGGAAATTTTGTTAATCTACATACAAAATAGGTCATTTCTCTATAATCATTTGGTTAATGCAATCAAACCCGGGTTGCTGGAGCTAAGGGGTGAAAGGAAAAGAGCACAGTTTAGGGATGGTGGAGCTGTGCAAAATGCGTGACTGATGCCTAGCTAGGAAATTACCAAAACTAAGCTGTGGGTCGAACAAATTCACCAAATGCATTCATGCGCGACGCATGAGAAGCTGGCGCGAGCAAATTAAGCATGGAGGTACGTAGTTGCCGGACGCGTGCTGCATCTCCAGGTCGCGCGCTAACTGATTCAGTTTGTATGTCGCGTGCACTCGATCTGCGCGCGAGAACATGTACGCTCAATCTGCCCATATATACCACCTTTCTTCTGCAAAGCCAGCCACACCATCGATCTCCATCTCCACAAATTTCACCGGAGAagcatggcctccatggcggtggccAGGATCGCCGCCGTCTTGACCGTGGCGGCGCTCTTCGCCGCGGCGGGGGCAGCGGATCCCCAACCCGCAAAGGGAGCACATTGCTGGCGGTACTACTCTTCCTGCATGCACAAGTGCGACGGCTACCGTGATGCCGCCGCCCGCTCCGTCAATCGTACTCAGCCCGCCGTCCACACAACCGTCGACGATGGTGCAGCAGCcgcctccatccccgtcaactctATCGATGGCACTGCAGCAATCACACACTCCACCGATGGCACTCTAGCCGCTGTCGACAAAACCGATGGTGCAGTCGCCCATATCGCCGACGGCTACGACGACAGGGACGACGATGACAAGGGCGACAAAAAGGATGACGATGACTACGGTGATAAGAATGACAAGGACGACGATGATAAGGATGAcaaggatgacgacgatgatgataagGACAAcaaggacgacgacgacaacgacgatgataAGGACGACGATGATGAGAATGATGataacgatgacgacgacgacgacgaccacgACGACAGCCGCAGCGACTGGCGGAAGTACTTCAAATGCAAGAAGATGTGCATCGTGGACTGCTACAGGAGCCTGCCGCCGGTGTGCTACAAGATGTGCATCTCGGAGACCTGCCTCAATCACCCACCCTGTACGTACTCCAAAAAAGCAACATGCGTCTTACCTGGCCTGTTTATTTGGGCTTTTACTTATTCTTTTATAGTTTTTCCACTTTACCAAAAAAGTCACTAAAGCTTCTAAAT
The window above is part of the Triticum aestivum cultivar Chinese Spring chromosome 2A, IWGSC CS RefSeq v2.1, whole genome shotgun sequence genome. Proteins encoded here:
- the LOC123188340 gene encoding formin-like protein 3, coding for MASMAVARIAAVLTVAALFAAAGAADPQPAKGAHCWRYYSSCMHKCDGYRDAAARSVNRTQPAVHTTVDDGAAAASIPVNSIDGTAAITHSTDGTLAAVDKTDGAVAHIADGYDDRDDDDKGDKKDDDDYGDKNDKDDDDKDDKDDDDDDKDNKDDDDNDDDKDDDDENDDNDDDDDDDHDDSRSDWRKYFKCKKMCIVDCYRSLPPVCYKMCISETCLNHPPYKQADCYKSCGHKCLDHHHHHHHHHHHHHPSPGPKPPSPKPPKPEPKPTPPKPTPPKPAPPKPMPPPSPISPPSPMPPKPTPPKPLLKRPCHPNARKPRLPCPSKTNSKPKAKSKPKPPCPSSATVSVSTNTSNN